Genomic segment of Carassius auratus strain Wakin unplaced genomic scaffold, ASM336829v1 scaf_tig00030572, whole genome shotgun sequence:
GGCGTATTCCTTCACCCTCTCTGCTTTGATGCGCTCTGCCTCCTCATCTTCTTCATCACTACCAAAGAGGTCAATATCATCATCGTCGTCGTCAGCGCCATTGTGTTTCTCAACCTTGGGCTTCTGGACAGGAGCAGCCTTCAGATGAAAGGATTATGAATGATAGCTGAATTTGTTCAGTGCACAAATATGAGTTCAAAGAGGCAGGATCTCACATCTACCTTTGTAACGGTAACAGTCTTTGAAGCAGGCGCTTGGCTCTTTTCCAGTAAAGCCATTCTGGTCTCCAGTTTGGACAGCACTGCTCTCAGATCATCCACCACTGGAAAATTAACAGCTCTATTAATCTCACAATGATCACGAGCCGCTTCAACACAATCACGAACACAAATTGAAAGTTCAGAAGATTAGTAGTTGCTGCATCATTCCTCATTTGCATAAAGCTGAACGTTTCTCAGCTGTGCTGCATTTATGGACATGACCACATTCTCTGTTGACAACTGTCAACACACACTGAGAACGAATGACCTCCATCATCTCTTTGTCACTGCAAATCACTGTTGTTTGTGAACACCCCTTATGCAGCATCCAACAGACTTCACATCAGGAACTGGGAAATTGCTGACTAGGTAGGGAACTCATTTGATTGTGGAACAGCCAtcatgtctgtctgtgtcttcTAATGCGTACCTTTGTGCAGATTCTTATTGTCCTGTTCCAGACTCTTTAGACGAGAGACGAGCTCACTCTGATCCTCAGACTTGCTGGCATTCTGACTCTGCAAATCAGATGGAGAAGAACTGAACGTTAGTGAATTACATCTCAGGGCGCTTACTGCAAAAACACACCATGCAGGGCTGCGACTGCAGACATGCAAACAAAAGGTTTGTCAACCTCAAAAACCACAGAAAATCATGTGGAAGCATGATAGtatgatattttgaataatgtggtTTCCGTTTGAAACACTGAATTTGCATGCAGTTTACTTTGGTGAAGGCTAAAACATTAAACCAATGCATGAAAACAGTCATGCATGATGTCCTTAAAACACCAGTCTCACAGAAAACAGGCTGTTTTGAAAGTGTCAGGCAGTAATGGGTATATGATCCACACTGCTACAGGCTCCATTCACATGCTTTTCACACAGACGTCAGGCTGAACCGCAGCACTGCACTTACGGTCTTCCTCTCCCGTGGTTTTTGTGCGCGAGTGTGCCCTTTACTACCATGTAGAGCGGTCTTCACCTGAAAGTTTTACATTTAACCACCACAACCAGAAAACAAGTCAGAGAAAGACACAGAGACAAACTACTATGACAACAACAGAGTGTTGCTCTATtaaaatgcaaagaaagaaagcgaTCAGAGAGgagatgcatgcatgcattaaatgttttctttggcCCTCAGTTTTTTGCTTCACTTTAAACTGGTTATTTAATGACCTTCATGTTACAACACGGCTCATTTAAAAGGAcaagatcacccaaaaatgaaaatctgcttaaaatatactcatcctcaggccatgcaagatgtagaggagttggTTTccacatcagaacagatttgaagaaatttagcattacatcactttaaCTGTAACATGTTGCTTCTGGTCTGTAATCCATAATTCTTCCTCCAGTGATAAAGTCCatttcctgttgtcctctcacataaaATCCACCCACATGTGTTTTTAGGACTGTTTTAacttgtaaacagtgtttgatttgtgcatataTCTTTCCTAACCGTGAGCTCGGTTTGCTTGAACAGAACATGTAGCTTGCACAAAAGCgttaaccacaaacacacactaatatCCTGCCCatgcacaaacacaacaaaagatGTCATGCTGGGAAGGAGATCTTGCTAGACATACTTGCACGACAAGACCGTTTACTGCAGCCAAGTGCTTTTAGGTGCACACAATTggaccatttaaaatatttgaggtGAACTCTGATTCTTAATCAATGCATTTGAGTTTTCTTAAGTGTCTAGTAATCATATTGTTTTGATAAGAAAGGTGTCAAGTAACTGCTGACAGAAGAACCAAATACTGCAGCTTCAGTGAGAAAAGACTGTGGGAGCTTCTCTCTGTTTTGGGAAACTATTCACATCCAATCTGATTCAAACTTTTATCTATCTGGCAAGTACATTTTGATCATTTAGGtgttttcaagaaaataaaaaccaatCCACAAAATGAATTTGCTTACTAAATACTGCCCACTGACATTTATCCGATTTTCTTTGTtgacattataaaattataattaacaaaCATTTATGTAAGGGATCAATCTTTGAAATCAAAGATATTCCAgcatcaatttattttttattgttttgataattaaaaataatttaaataatttcatgtttacatttaaattcagaaCGAAACAAACATTAATCTGCCAAATCCTTATTTAGTTCATAAAGTGTGTACATGGGTTAGTAATCTCCATGCAGTTTATTAATCCAGAACTACAGctgatttttttctctccctgCCAGGGGCTCAGAGAGGGTTCTGTAAAacatactaaaatagcactgggACATTTAGGGAGGGCGAGTGTTTGTACTGTAGCTTTCAGTCTTGTGTGTGATCGGCAGCTGAACTAAAAACTGTTCTGTTAATTTCACCTCCAACTTAGTTAAAGCTTCATAAAGTGGAATTAAATCAGCCCTTCAAACTGGTCCCATGCAGGACGACAGTTATTGAGTAGTTAAATGCGCTTCACAAGAAGATTACAGTACCAATTCAGTATGCTCCAATAATGAGATACTTTCATATTTTGGGGGCAGTACTCACTCCGGCTAGGGATTGCTGGATATTCTGTCGGGCTTTAGCAATGTCCTGCAGGATGGAACTAGCATCTTTCTCCTGGAAGGGTATACCGGGGTAAAAAGGCCCATGTCAAACAACCAGCAAGAGGCAGAGagtaagcaagcaagcaagcaaacaaaaaatacacagGTGTGTACAGAAGCGCTGTCAGTGCAGACTATTCAGCATAGGAGCTTAAAGTAAACCTGGAAAAGCAGATGATAGATGGACGTACAGCAGCTGAGTAAACAGGAATTCATGCCTCTCCATGAGAATTCTGTCACCCTCATTCAATGAGACAATTACCAGTTTGTGTGAAAACCCAAATGAGGACATTTTAGACCCTCGAATTGTGCTTTGCTCTGACATCCGGGTCTGTAGGGGGCAGTACCTGAGATGTTTGCGGGATGCCGTTTTCGCCCTCGTAGAAGCGTTTCTCAGCCTCGTCGTATCTGGACTTGTCGAACCAGATGTTCTCCTGGGCGAGTCCCTGAAGTCCACTCATTGTgatgctaaaaaagaaaaaatgagacGTGAGAGTTTGTGTCAAAGAGCAAGCACTGAGCTTTAGAAAAaagcaggggggggggggtggaattGAAATGCCTTTCATTCATTTGTCATGTAATTCATTCAGGAGTGTGCATAAGCCTTACACAAACAAGTATAAATGAAGCCAAACAAGCCAAGCACCATCCATATATATGAATGCATATGTCCTCCACTATATTACCACACATTATGGTCATATAGTGGTTAccgaattttttattttctattggtTCTCTTAATTTTGGATCCTTACAATTATAATTTCAGTACAGAAATCATTATTAGAGATTTTACCACATTCAAGCACTCTTTTTTTGTACTCAAATATTGTTTTAGTTCACACAGGGTTCGATTTTTGGCACGGGGCCGATTCCCACAGTTTCCACGCTTGTAATATGGGAAAAGATTACGCTTGCAACAGACGACGGAATTTATCATTTGCAccttacaattttaaacattcaagtgCTCAGTTCAGGACTCGCGCACAGAGACATATCTGAGAGCATGTGCCTTATTGTGCATAAACagccaaatacatacaaaaatgtcaaaatgcacGTCTTCAGTATTCATGTAAACAGTCAATTTATACTTAACACTCTCGGTATACAAGCTATTAAGTTAATGTAAACATTGAGAAACAAAACTTGTGTGTGACATTATAGCTGTGATGGTGGCTTGTATCACAGCAGATCAACATTGTTTGTTGCAGACAACTACTGATGTATAATGCGATGTAGTATAATAATTTACAAGAAGCTTGGTCTAtgctttgtttcattttatataaGAAGCTTTAACATTAAgatatattaaagtgcacatgTAAAACACAAAACTCAGAGGAAGGAGctctagcagaccaatcacatCGCTTGCAGTCTGCGTAGAATTTACCTATCacaatttaatacaaacatattattcatatatacCGTACATTTCCATACATTGTCACTTCTTGAAGCAAGTGAAAGTAGTATTATCAGATGGCTAGTATTTTTGCATTAGTGGAGTAAAATTTATTGTGAGATGCACTGCATCTTTGTATCAAGCAAGTCAAAGAGCTCTTGTTGTGAACAAACCCTTCATTACTTACTCGTTCTGATCTAACCATTCATTCTTAGCGTGAACAGGCCTTCACTGTCAGAGTCAGAAACAGTTATTCAGAACGATAAATTAAAGACTGCAGATGATCAATAGTAAACTCATATTCCCCATAAAAAACAAACTACATGATGCAGGAAAAAcgtaattattttatgttatattatattaggtCTTGCATTCACATAGAGTTTGTAGAACTGTTATTTGGATTGATTGTAAAAGTTCACTCAACCACTAAAAcgcctttcatttattttttgctgacaCGGTTTAGAGACAATGGGACAGATTTTGCGTGCCAAAGCCCTCGGATTAGATTTACACTGATCAGCATTCACCCAGCAGCCAAAGGGGACACAAACCAGGTTGAAGCTTTTGAAAGgtggaaaaatatttaataaaatccacAAACAACTTACAAGACACACAGTTCAATAAATGAGAATGTAGTTCCGTAAAAAGTCAACTGTCCCATCTCCCTAACTAGCTATACTTGTCCCTTTCCTGAGGGGTGCGTTCGGTCTCAGAGAAGACTTTTTGGGAGCTGCCGATCGGGTTCAGACGAGGAGCGCTGATGGGTTGAACCCTGCTGCTGTTGATGTGATGCATAGGAATGGGTGTATGTTTGGTTCTCCTCCTCTTGCAGTTGTCGTGCAACATTGCATTTAGCCCTGAAGACAATGGTATGGGGAATTCAATCTTTTAGGATGAAAAAACCTGAGGTGTCCCAGTCCCTGCGCTCAACAAGGATTGATAAGAAATCGTCTGCCTGCTCATATATGCCACGGTTGAACCAAACCTTCTCTAAACTAATGCCCCTGAGAGGTCAGACCATGATGGAAACAACCTTCTTTTTCTGAACCCTGATTTTCAGAATGGAATGAACGAGTGAAAATATCCACATTCTGactggtcagattgcctgtcaatcaagctcACTGTGAACGGTCAATTCAAACTCTGACTAAATCCAAACTCCTAAACTACTAGTAAGTATTCTTTAGTCTGAGATTCAATCACAAACACACCATCCATTGCATTTCCAAACTCATCTGCTGAGTTTTTCAGAGCAAACAAGTGCTGACAGGGCTTTTCACCTTCCTTTTATCAATGAGCATTTAAACTATTACTAGGAGGGCGCTAAGAAATGATCTCCAAGTACTGACACCAGTGGCCCACAAAAGACAGAGCCAGATTGCAGCTATCGCAGCCCAGTCAGATGCAAAATGTGTAAAGACAGTTTTTGTTCTCAAATTCACATAAATTTAATACAAGTAGTGAACGacattatttaaattacttaGGTGTACTTGGTTACACAGTGTCCAGTGTTGGGAGacaaaaattgtgtttaaacACCATTAAGtattaaaaagttacatttcattGTTTGCCATCCCCATCAAGTGGTCTTTAAATGCAAagaatgaaactaaatattatttaacttattttatattcatGCAATGTCATTAAATATACACTGGTCTTTAAAAGTAGTGAAATTCATATCACCAGAGAAATAGATGCCcgtttttatacatacatattaaaaaaGGGGAGGCACTGTGACTGAAACTGGTTTGTAGGACACAAGAGGCAAATAAACCAGAGTTACACGTCTAATAACCCAGATTTAACCAGCAAGAGACCTGTAGTCAGGATTAGATGACACATACAGATCCGTTACAGATGCATTATGTGATCCAACCTGTTCATACACATGAAAAATACACTGAAACTTCCATGCGTGCTGTCACTGTCAACTCCACATGCTAAAGTTTTATAAACATGGAGACTCGTGAAAAACATTAAGTTTTTTTATTCACGTCTAATTAACTGTATACGTGGTGATGCGTAATGCAGTCTACTGAAGTAGGGTTAAATTAACGTTAGGAGGTTAAAATTCTGCAGCGATTAAACTCGGGATGAGTTTCATATGAAGCCACCGTGGCGCGACACTCACAGCGGAACAGCTTCAACTGTAACTAATAAGGTGGAAATATATTTACCGACTATAATGTTAGTGAAAACTAAAGTTTGACTTACTTTCGAAGAGTTTGTTAAGTGACAAGCGGTTCGAGTTGAAACTTATCCGCCGCGTACTCCGTAATACAGAAAGAGATAGAGGAAAACCAGGTGACTCGCGCCTAATAGCTGACGGAGGGGTTCTCCTTAAATTGTCACTCTTCATATGACAAGACGGCGGATGTAGGATATACAGGTTTAGCATTAATATATTGTGATACTTGactaaagtgtttattttaatcTTATACAACAAGTACGAGTTGGTGAAGTGTTATTAAAATGCAGACCTTTGATGTACGTCACCCCTCAGAACAGAGATGGTACATTCCCTATACTACGTTGCAAGGAAACATTCTGCCTTGTGCCCGAGCTAACAGCTGCACATTAATACGATTAATACTCAGATAGACTATTATAaaccaacattttattttagcattatattttcttttcagtcACCATTTATGTATTTAGTCTAATAAAGTACTtcaaaattgaaattattttatcattttaaatgtcttataaGCTACTTTTATATCAGAatctcattattatttattatagtaattttttGATGACTTGACAGAACTCAATACTATATGATACAATACAGTCACGTTTTGCCAATCTGCAAACAGGATTCCAGATCAATAATATATCTAATGATCTGTTGAGCAGTTTGCCCAAAACCAAAGTGATGTAAATACAAATGCAAGGGcctattaaaggtgctgtagggaacttttgtaaaaaaaaatatttttaaatatttattaaacctgtcattatgtcctgacagtagaatatgagacagataatctgtgaaaaaaatcaagctcctctggctcctcccagtggtcctattgccatttgcagaaactccatcgctcccggtaaaaaataaccaatcagagctgcggtccgtaactttgtttgtgttcaaaatgtagaaaaatgtataataataggcaagtacaccatgaatccattttccaaaccgtgtttttggcttgtcctgaatcactagggtgcacctataataagtgtttatattcggactattttaaattgcttcggggataccgcggcggagtaacccagtacctttgtgattcttcatagacataaacagagagaagtagttccggctacgatgttcttttCGCaggacgcaagcagttctgtttattaaccggctagagcgtcaaaagttcccctaccgcagctttaa
This window contains:
- the LOC113080265 gene encoding elongation factor 1-delta-like isoform X2, whose amino-acid sequence is MSGLQGLAQENIWFDKSRYDEAEKRFYEGENGIPQTSQEKDASSILQDIAKARQNIQQSLAGSQNASKSEDQSELVSRLKSLEQDNKNLHKVVDDLRAVLSKLETRMALLEKSQAPASKTVTVTKAAPVQKPKVEKHNGADDDDDDIDLFGSDEEDEEAERIKAERVKEYAQRKAKKPALIAKSSILLDVKPWDDETDMSKLEECVRSIQMDGLLWGASKLVPVGYGIKKLQISCVVEDDKVGTDILEEEITKFEDYVQSVDIAAFNKI
- the LOC113080265 gene encoding elongation factor 1-delta-like isoform X1 yields the protein MSGLQGLAQENIWFDKSRYDEAEKRFYEGENGIPQTSQEKDASSILQDIAKARQNIQQSLAGVKTALHGSKGHTRAQKPRERKTSQNASKSEDQSELVSRLKSLEQDNKNLHKVVDDLRAVLSKLETRMALLEKSQAPASKTVTVTKAAPVQKPKVEKHNGADDDDDDIDLFGSDEEDEEAERIKAERVKEYAQRKAKKPALIAKSSILLDVKPWDDETDMSKLEECVRSIQMDGLLWGASKLVPVGYGIKKLQISCVVEDDKVGTDILEEEITKFEDYVQSVDIAAFNKI
- the LOC113080265 gene encoding elongation factor 1-delta-like isoform X4 → MSGLQGLAQENIWFDKSRYDEAEKRFYEGENGIPQTSQSQNASKSEDQSELVSRLKSLEQDNKNLHKVVDDLRAVLSKLETRMALLEKSQAPASKTVTVTKAAPVQKPKVEKHNGADDDDDDIDLFGSDEEDEEAERIKAERVKEYAQRKAKKPALIAKSSILLDVKPWDDETDMSKLEECVRSIQMDGLLWGASKLVPVGYGIKKLQISCVVEDDKVGTDILEEEITKFEDYVQSVDIAAFNKI
- the LOC113080265 gene encoding elongation factor 1-delta-like isoform X3, which encodes MSGLQGLAQENIWFDKSRYDEAEKRFYEGENGIPQTSQVKTALHGSKGHTRAQKPRERKTSQNASKSEDQSELVSRLKSLEQDNKNLHKVVDDLRAVLSKLETRMALLEKSQAPASKTVTVTKAAPVQKPKVEKHNGADDDDDDIDLFGSDEEDEEAERIKAERVKEYAQRKAKKPALIAKSSILLDVKPWDDETDMSKLEECVRSIQMDGLLWGASKLVPVGYGIKKLQISCVVEDDKVGTDILEEEITKFEDYVQSVDIAAFNKI